One window from the genome of Commensalibacter oyaizuii encodes:
- a CDS encoding DUF2635 domain-containing protein — protein sequence MFVKPAPGRKVRWPGAMRLLSEQGEEVPQDFYWARLLNTGDIVKVEENTFELKKSLTTGIKKESKDG from the coding sequence ATGTTTGTAAAACCAGCACCTGGACGAAAGGTGCGCTGGCCGGGGGCCATGCGCCTTTTGTCAGAGCAGGGCGAAGAAGTACCTCAAGACTTCTACTGGGCACGCCTATTAAATACAGGCGATATCGTCAAGGTTGAAGAGAACACCTTTGAATTAAAAAAATCATTAACAACAGGAATAAAAAAGGAGAGCAAAGATGGTTGA